In Mytilus trossulus isolate FHL-02 chromosome 6, PNRI_Mtr1.1.1.hap1, whole genome shotgun sequence, a single window of DNA contains:
- the LOC134722153 gene encoding retinoblastoma-binding protein 5-like, which produces MNLELLESFGQNYPEEFDGALDCVSIAITCAFNRHGTLLAVGCNDGRIVVWDFLTRGIAKIISAHVHPVCTLCWSRDGHKLLSAATDNTVSVWDVVEGECDKTYRFPSPILKVQFHPRYRTQFLVCPMKHPAVKMEIDGKHSVIPLDDDSDLNIVASYDRRGTNIYTGNAKGRILVFSESDLKLLASFRVTTGTLNTTAIKSIEFARRGSCFLVNSADRIIRVYECGEVLACGKDGEPEPVQKLQDLVNKTLWKKCCFSGDGEYIVAGSARQHSLYMWEKSVGNLVKILHGTKGELLLDVVWHPVRPIIASISSGLVSIWAQNQVENWSAFAPDFKELDENVEYEERESEFDIEDEDKEKEETKGPYDEDIEVDVTAIEPIQAFVSSDEDDEDDDALLYLQVTPEIDEPEEGWPSTTDNNAPEDQSQNEKKRGHSQSSNAPSPKKKRTKSQEISINLPNAPSEEIHPLLNVKKPTDKNQQKKVSRTNKGKPSKSEKSKHKYRSDEI; this is translated from the exons ATGAATTTAGAACTTTTAG AATCTTTTGGACAGAACTATCCAGAG GAATTTGATGGAGCATTAGATTGTGTTAGTATAGCTATAACATGTGCATTCAATAGACATGGGACATTATTAGCAGTCGGTTGTAATGATGGACGTATTGTTGTGTGGGATTTCCTTACAAGAGGGATTGCTAAAATCATCAGTGCTCATGTACATCCAGTGTGTACTTTGTG TTGGAGCAGAGATGGACATAAATTACTGAGTGCAGCGACAGATAATACAGTATCAGTATGGGATGTAGTGGAGGGGGAGTGTGATAAAACATACAGATTTCCCTCCCCTATCCTTAAAGTACAATTCCATCCTAGATACAG AACACAGTTTTTAGTATGTCCAATGAAACATCCTGCAGTTAAAATGGAGATTGATGGAAAACActcagttattccccttgaTGATGAT TCAGATTTAAACATCGTTGCATCATATGACAGACGAGGGACAAACATTTATACAGGAAATGCTAAAGGAAGG atcCTTGTATTTTCTGAATCAGATTTAAAGTTACTAGCATCATTCAGGGTAACCACAGGAACATTAAATACAACAGCAATTAAATCTATAGAATTTGCAAGGAGGGGGAG ctgtttcctgGTAAATTCAGCCGACAGAATAATCCGTGTATATGAATGTGGTGAAGTATTGGCTTGTGGTAAAGATGGGGAACCAGAACCTGTACAGAAACTACAAGATCTCGTTAACAA AACATTATGGAAGAAATGTTGTTTTTCTGGAGATGGAGAGTACATTGTAGCAGGATCAGCCAGACAACATTCTCTGTATATGTGGGAAAAAAGTGTGGGAAACTTAGTCAAGATATTACATGGAACGAAGGGAGAATTGTTACTGGATGTTGTG TGGCATCCTGTAAGACCTATCATAGCCTCCATATCTAGTGGTCTTGTATCTATATGGGCTCAGAATCAAGTg GAAAATTGGAGTGCATTTGCACCAGATTTTAAAGAATTAGATGAAAATGTAGAATATGAAGAAAGAGAATCAGAATTTGATATTGAAGATGAAgacaaagaaaaagaagaaacaaaag gtccCTATGATGAGGATATAGAGGTTGATGTAACAGCTATAGAACCTATACAGGCTTTTGTCAGCAG TGATGAAGACGATGAGGATGATGATGccttgttatatttacaagtaaCACCAGAGATAGATGAACCAGAGGAAGGTTGGCCATCTACCACAGATAATAAT GCACCTGAAGATCAAAGTCAGAATGAGAAAAAAAGAGGCCATAGTCAATCAAGTAATGCTCCATCACCGAAAAAGAAAAGAACCAAAAGTCAGGAGATATCTATAAATCTACCTAATGCTCCTTCAGAAG AAATTCATCCATTGCTAAATGTTAAGAAACCAACAGACAAAAACCAGCAGAAGAAAGTGAGTCGAACAAACAAA